One Alteromonas sp. KC3 DNA segment encodes these proteins:
- a CDS encoding beta-ketoacyl-ACP synthase III, producing the protein MSKYSRFIGTGSYYPSEVRTNADLELMVDTSDEWITDRTGIKERRIIGADETAATMGAEASKKAIEMAGIDPKSIDMIVCATTSGRYALPSTACEIQRILDIDGIPAFDVAAACAGYCYALSVADQYIKSGMAKRILVVGTDCLSRLINPEDRTMVILFGDAAGATIIEASDEPGILSTHINASGSHGDLLYVGNPTRGDEQSVHENWGVMRGNEVFKVAVTKLSEVVEQTLAANGMEKSDLDWLVPHQANFRIIKATAKKLNMSLDQVVLTLEQYGNTSAATVPTALDTAIRDGRIQRGQHLLLEAFGGGFAWASALVRY; encoded by the coding sequence TTGAGCAAATATTCACGCTTTATAGGAACAGGTAGCTATTATCCCAGCGAAGTGCGTACAAACGCAGATTTAGAATTAATGGTAGACACCAGTGACGAATGGATCACTGATCGCACGGGCATAAAAGAGCGACGTATTATTGGAGCAGATGAAACCGCTGCTACCATGGGAGCAGAGGCCAGTAAAAAAGCCATTGAAATGGCTGGCATCGACCCTAAATCTATCGACATGATTGTGTGCGCGACCACTAGCGGTCGATATGCGCTTCCCAGCACAGCATGTGAGATTCAACGAATTCTCGATATAGACGGCATTCCCGCCTTCGACGTAGCAGCTGCGTGTGCGGGATATTGCTATGCATTGAGCGTTGCCGACCAGTATATTAAATCGGGAATGGCTAAACGCATTCTTGTAGTGGGCACTGATTGCTTGAGTCGCCTTATAAATCCTGAAGACAGAACCATGGTTATTTTATTTGGTGACGCGGCAGGGGCAACCATTATTGAAGCCAGTGACGAGCCAGGTATCTTATCTACCCACATTAACGCATCGGGATCTCATGGCGATTTGCTGTATGTGGGTAATCCAACGCGTGGTGATGAGCAATCTGTGCACGAAAACTGGGGAGTTATGCGTGGCAATGAAGTATTCAAAGTTGCCGTGACTAAGCTTTCAGAAGTGGTGGAACAGACACTGGCCGCAAACGGTATGGAAAAATCTGATCTTGACTGGTTGGTACCACACCAAGCAAACTTTAGAATTATTAAAGCTACAGCGAAAAAGCTGAATATGTCGCTTGACCAAGTAGTGCTTACCTTAGAGCAATACGGTAATACGTCAGCGGCCACCGTGCCTACTGCATTAGATACGGCTATTCGCGATGGACGCATCCAGCGCGGGCAGCATTTATTACTAGAAGCATTTGGTGGTGGTTTTGCATGGGCTTCAGCGCTTGTTCGCTATTAA
- the holB gene encoding DNA polymerase III subunit delta', producing MLNWFSDLYTSLISRYHARKLHHGLLFTGAKGIGKYHLAEQLSFTLLCKQPSISGPCGTCQSCHLRSAGNHPDFHILESEKQLGVDKIREGIAKLSGTAQMGGNKVLLIPQADTMTEAAANALLKTLEEPTNNTYLVLITHSVNKLMPTILSRCEKHVLPLPTVQQSLNYLNEQGVQNVDEALLAAYGNAPLRLEAALGTEDDFNYRVYTDGMQALLAGDPKMQPQILANKWQDHAIQVAHWCQLQAHQSYVKHQHPQNYARYSACVEAVKTLQHPGVNKSMVLFGLLKQFQR from the coding sequence ATGCTCAACTGGTTTTCTGATTTATACACATCCCTTATCTCGCGTTATCATGCGAGAAAGCTCCATCATGGATTACTGTTTACTGGTGCAAAAGGTATTGGAAAATACCACTTGGCCGAACAATTGAGTTTTACACTGTTATGTAAGCAGCCCTCAATATCTGGCCCTTGTGGAACATGTCAAAGCTGTCACTTGCGCTCAGCCGGCAATCACCCTGATTTCCATATTCTTGAGAGCGAAAAACAGCTTGGTGTTGATAAGATAAGAGAAGGGATCGCAAAGTTATCGGGAACGGCGCAAATGGGCGGGAATAAAGTACTCCTTATACCGCAAGCCGATACCATGACTGAAGCAGCGGCTAATGCATTGTTGAAAACGCTCGAAGAGCCCACAAATAACACATACTTGGTGCTGATAACGCACAGTGTGAATAAGCTTATGCCTACGATTTTAAGTCGTTGTGAAAAGCACGTATTGCCATTGCCTACGGTGCAGCAAAGTTTGAACTACTTAAACGAGCAGGGCGTACAAAATGTGGATGAAGCGCTGCTTGCGGCATACGGAAATGCACCTTTGCGTCTAGAAGCGGCTTTGGGCACAGAGGATGATTTTAATTATCGCGTATACACCGATGGCATGCAGGCATTGTTAGCTGGCGACCCCAAAATGCAGCCACAAATACTTGCCAATAAATGGCAAGATCATGCAATTCAGGTTGCACACTGGTGTCAATTGCAGGCGCATCAGTCATACGTGAAACATCAGCATCCCCAAAACTATGCGCGCTATAGCGCGTGTGTAGAAGCGGTAAAAACGCTTCAGCATCCAGGGGTGAACAAGTCGATGGTGTTATTTGGTTTATTAAAACAATTTCAACGGTAA
- a CDS encoding Maf family protein, with amino-acid sequence MTHLVLASSSQYRKMLLANIGIQVDTCSPEIDESPLPNETATALSLRLAQQKAEKVAQLHSGTFNESIIIGSDQVALVESPSGPRLLGKPLSIENAVDQLLLCRGKP; translated from the coding sequence GTGACTCACCTTGTTCTCGCTTCATCGTCACAGTATCGCAAAATGCTACTCGCCAATATCGGTATACAGGTAGACACCTGCTCTCCTGAAATCGATGAATCACCGCTTCCTAACGAGACAGCCACAGCACTAAGCTTACGTTTAGCACAACAGAAAGCAGAAAAAGTGGCGCAACTGCATAGTGGCACATTTAATGAGAGCATTATTATCGGTAGTGACCAAGTTGCCTTAGTTGAATCACCCTCGGGCCCTAGGTTACTTGGTAAACCCCTCTCTATCGAAAACGCTGTAGACCAGCTTCTTCTTTGCAGAGGTAAACCGTAA
- the mltG gene encoding endolytic transglycosylase MltG — MKRVVIICLSIVLLAAVCLSASVLYISGKVNAPLTIGQDTLFTLEKGSNAYRTLKQLRNQGATDVTPLVGKVWLKFFASDTSVKSGTYMISPGQSLVDVFNIFTRGDEFLFAVSLVEGLTLSQWVETLSGHAELIFDIDDTTLAATVNQTKTQWCCNDVEHNEGLYLADTYFFTQGTKASEILSRAHRALIDYIDKAWQTRALDLPLEDPYQALILASIIEKETAVPEERDLIAGVFVNRLNSNMRLQTDPTVIYGIGPTFDGNITRKHLRTPTPYNTYVIKGLPPTPIAMAGKAAIHAALQPKPTDALYFVAKGDGSHQFSTTLEAHNAAVRKYQLKR, encoded by the coding sequence ATGAAGCGAGTGGTAATTATCTGTCTTTCAATAGTCTTGTTGGCCGCTGTTTGCTTGTCTGCAAGCGTGCTTTATATTTCGGGTAAGGTAAATGCGCCACTGACAATTGGTCAAGATACGTTGTTCACCCTTGAAAAGGGGAGCAATGCCTATCGCACTTTGAAGCAACTTAGAAATCAGGGTGCAACAGACGTAACGCCACTGGTAGGTAAAGTGTGGCTTAAGTTTTTTGCTAGCGACACGTCGGTAAAGTCTGGAACCTATATGATAAGTCCAGGGCAGTCTTTAGTTGATGTATTCAATATTTTCACGCGGGGTGATGAATTCCTGTTTGCAGTAAGCTTAGTAGAAGGACTCACGCTGTCTCAATGGGTAGAAACATTAAGTGGGCACGCAGAATTAATTTTCGATATTGATGACACCACCTTGGCAGCTACAGTAAACCAAACCAAGACCCAATGGTGTTGTAATGACGTTGAACATAACGAAGGGTTATATCTTGCAGATACTTATTTTTTTACACAAGGCACAAAAGCGAGTGAAATTCTTAGCCGAGCACATCGCGCCCTTATTGATTATATCGATAAGGCCTGGCAAACGAGAGCCCTAGATTTACCGTTGGAAGATCCTTATCAAGCGCTTATTTTGGCCAGTATTATTGAAAAGGAAACCGCAGTGCCCGAAGAGCGTGATCTTATAGCAGGCGTTTTTGTCAATCGGCTTAATAGCAATATGCGTTTACAAACTGATCCGACGGTTATCTACGGAATCGGCCCTACTTTCGATGGTAACATTACACGCAAACATTTGCGCACACCAACACCTTATAACACTTACGTAATCAAGGGCCTACCACCCACTCCTATAGCAATGGCAGGCAAAGCGGCGATACACGCAGCACTTCAGCCTAAACCGACTGATGCGCTATATTTTGTCGCAAAAGGCGATGGCAGCCATCAATTTTCGACAACACTGGAAGCACATAACGCTGCTGTGCGAAAATACCAGCTTAAACGCTAA
- the tmk gene encoding dTMP kinase, whose protein sequence is MRGKFIVVEGLEGAGKSSVIGLIVNALNDHGVVVEQTREPGGTPMAEAIRECVKHDWEENVAEETELLLMYAARVQLLKNKILPALEKGSWVVGDRHDLSSQAYQGGGRCVSENTMSAISAIALNGFKPDLTIYLDVEPSEGLARARGRGELDRIEQAGLAFFERTRERYLALAEQDNAIHVVSAMQPMNDVHRDVLDVVEHYIQEQSHSKSSTPCNN, encoded by the coding sequence ATGCGCGGAAAATTTATAGTAGTAGAAGGCCTTGAAGGTGCGGGTAAAAGTTCGGTTATTGGCCTTATAGTAAACGCGCTTAACGATCATGGTGTAGTTGTTGAGCAAACCAGAGAGCCTGGCGGTACACCAATGGCTGAAGCCATTAGAGAGTGTGTAAAGCATGATTGGGAAGAAAATGTTGCCGAGGAAACTGAACTACTATTAATGTATGCGGCACGTGTACAACTTTTAAAAAATAAAATTTTACCTGCTTTAGAGAAAGGCAGTTGGGTAGTGGGCGATCGCCACGACTTATCTTCTCAAGCTTATCAAGGCGGAGGTAGGTGCGTAAGTGAGAATACGATGAGTGCGATAAGTGCTATTGCACTGAACGGATTCAAACCCGACTTGACCATTTATCTGGATGTAGAACCTAGTGAAGGTTTAGCTCGTGCTCGTGGACGTGGCGAACTAGATCGTATCGAGCAGGCTGGCCTTGCATTTTTCGAGCGCACCCGTGAACGCTACCTAGCATTGGCAGAACAAGATAATGCAATACATGTCGTTAGCGCTATGCAGCCTATGAATGACGTTCATAGAGATGTTTTAGATGTGGTTGAGCACTATATCCAAGAGCAATCTCACAGTAAATCTTCAACGCCGTGTAACAACTAA
- the yceD gene encoding 23S rRNA accumulation protein YceD produces the protein MQKVKLPHSVEPIKSAMKRSDYRGVIASKDMERLSEAVVRCNDYVDAEVQFEKDAQGLTVFHGHLATQVTLICQRCNGELDYPVEAEFCFTPVQGDEQEDDDIIPEAYEPVEVNDHGEVNLLQIFEDELLLSLPIVPLHAESECTVKQDDMSFGKIEPEQERQNPFAVLKELKRDQE, from the coding sequence ATGCAGAAAGTGAAACTCCCTCATTCGGTTGAACCGATTAAAAGTGCCATGAAACGTTCCGATTATCGGGGCGTGATTGCGTCTAAAGATATGGAACGATTGAGCGAGGCAGTTGTCCGATGCAATGACTATGTGGACGCAGAAGTACAGTTCGAAAAAGACGCGCAGGGTCTTACTGTCTTTCACGGTCACTTAGCTACGCAGGTAACACTTATCTGTCAAAGGTGTAATGGTGAACTCGATTATCCCGTGGAAGCGGAATTCTGTTTTACTCCAGTGCAGGGAGACGAACAGGAAGACGATGACATCATTCCCGAGGCTTACGAGCCGGTAGAGGTCAACGACCATGGAGAAGTTAATCTGCTTCAAATTTTTGAAGACGAGCTACTATTATCATTGCCAATTGTGCCCCTTCATGCAGAGTCGGAGTGTACAGTGAAGCAAGACGATATGTCGTTTGGAAAGATTGAACCGGAACAAGAGCGACAAAACCCTTTCGCGGTTTTGAAAGAACTTAAGCGAGACCAGGAGTAA
- the fabF gene encoding beta-ketoacyl-ACP synthase II, which produces MTKRRVVVTGLGMLSPLGLNSEDTWRKLLAGESGIGEITHFDCSNYSTRFAGQINDFDPQEYIEKKETKKMDRFIQLGIAAGKQALVDSGLSISADNAHRVGVAIGSGIGGLEQIEQNHIKLLNSGPKRVSPFFVPSTITNMISGFLSIMEGLKGPNINVVTACTTGVHNIGIAARTIAYGDADAMLAGGAEASITPLGMAGFAAARALSSRNDNPQAASRPWDKDRDGFVMGEGAGVVMLEEYESAKARGATIYAELVGFGMSGDAYHMTSPPEDGEGAAASMQNAINDANVNANEIGYVNAHGTSTPAGDIAEVAAVKRVFNDHAYNLLVSSTKSMTGHLLGAAGSVEAIFTILALRDKMAPPTINLDEPGEGCDLDFVANKAKAFTSDYALCNSFGFGGTNGSLIFKRI; this is translated from the coding sequence GTGACAAAACGTCGCGTAGTGGTTACTGGTCTTGGAATGCTTTCACCATTAGGTCTGAATAGCGAAGACACATGGCGCAAATTGCTAGCAGGCGAGAGCGGCATCGGTGAAATCACCCATTTTGATTGCAGTAATTATTCAACCCGTTTTGCAGGTCAGATCAACGATTTTGACCCGCAGGAATATATTGAAAAGAAAGAAACGAAAAAGATGGACCGTTTTATCCAGCTTGGCATTGCCGCGGGTAAACAGGCTCTTGTCGATTCTGGCTTATCTATTTCAGCAGACAATGCGCATCGCGTAGGTGTGGCGATCGGTTCAGGAATCGGTGGTTTAGAACAAATCGAACAAAACCACATCAAGTTGCTAAATAGCGGCCCTAAGCGTGTTTCTCCTTTCTTTGTACCTTCAACTATCACGAACATGATTTCAGGGTTCTTGTCTATCATGGAAGGGTTGAAAGGACCGAATATAAACGTTGTGACTGCCTGTACAACAGGTGTTCATAATATTGGTATTGCCGCAAGAACAATTGCTTACGGCGATGCAGACGCCATGCTGGCAGGCGGTGCAGAAGCGTCAATTACGCCGCTTGGTATGGCTGGCTTTGCCGCAGCACGCGCATTGTCGTCACGTAATGACAACCCGCAAGCAGCAAGCCGTCCGTGGGACAAAGACCGTGACGGTTTTGTGATGGGCGAGGGCGCTGGTGTCGTAATGCTTGAAGAGTACGAATCAGCGAAAGCGCGTGGTGCTACCATTTACGCTGAACTTGTTGGTTTCGGGATGAGTGGTGATGCATACCACATGACGTCTCCGCCAGAAGATGGTGAAGGCGCGGCGGCTTCCATGCAAAACGCGATTAACGATGCTAACGTAAACGCCAATGAAATTGGTTACGTTAATGCCCATGGTACTTCAACACCTGCCGGTGATATTGCTGAAGTAGCAGCGGTGAAGCGCGTGTTTAACGACCACGCCTATAATCTGTTAGTCAGCTCTACTAAATCGATGACAGGTCACTTGCTTGGTGCTGCAGGTTCAGTTGAAGCTATTTTCACTATTTTGGCACTGCGTGACAAAATGGCACCGCCGACCATCAATTTAGATGAGCCGGGTGAAGGTTGTGACTTAGACTTTGTTGCCAATAAGGCAAAAGCGTTTACGTCGGACTACGCGCTGTGTAATTCATTTGGATTTGGCGGGACAAACGGCTCACTGATATTCAAACGAATTTAA
- the rpmF gene encoding 50S ribosomal protein L32 gives MAVQQNRKTRSKRGMRRSHDALTGATLSVDSTSGETHRRHHVTADGYYKGKKVIGA, from the coding sequence ATGGCAGTACAACAAAATCGTAAAACGCGTTCTAAGCGCGGTATGCGTCGCTCACACGATGCATTGACAGGCGCGACTTTGTCTGTCGATTCAACGTCGGGCGAAACTCACCGTCGTCACCACGTGACCGCTGACGGTTATTACAAAGGCAAGAAAGTAATCGGCGCGTAA
- the plsX gene encoding phosphate acyltransferase PlsX: MGGDHGPPVILPAAVKAIQLHPNVNFTLCGDENIIHAGIQSLTDAERSRVTVKHCSQVVEMGEAPTSALRHKKDSSMRRVIELVESGEADACVSAGNTGALLTLSFYLLKTLSGIDRPALINMMPTTGHHNVFLLDLGANVNCTPEILFQYGVMGSVLAQEVAGIASPRVALLNVGEEDIKGNAQVKSADQLFKDAPGINYIGYVEGDDIFTDHADVVVTDGFTGNVALKSSEGLAKLVINEVKRQSQKNFYTRLLAKIAFPLLKSIYNSVNPDQYNGASLIGLRGIVIKSHGNAQKDAFYYAIVQAMKEAKMHLPEKIKTKIETVLLEQL; the protein is encoded by the coding sequence ATGGGGGGCGATCATGGTCCCCCTGTTATCCTTCCCGCAGCCGTAAAGGCTATCCAACTTCATCCCAACGTGAATTTTACGTTATGTGGCGATGAAAACATTATTCATGCAGGCATTCAAAGTTTAACCGACGCTGAGCGTAGTCGCGTTACTGTCAAGCATTGTTCTCAAGTTGTTGAAATGGGCGAGGCGCCAACCTCAGCATTAAGACACAAAAAAGATTCCTCCATGCGTCGTGTTATCGAGCTTGTCGAAAGCGGCGAAGCTGATGCATGTGTAAGCGCAGGAAATACAGGTGCGTTATTAACCCTTTCCTTTTATTTGCTCAAGACCTTATCGGGTATAGATAGGCCAGCGCTTATCAATATGATGCCAACGACTGGGCACCATAATGTTTTTTTACTCGACCTTGGTGCCAACGTTAACTGTACGCCCGAAATTTTGTTTCAGTATGGCGTTATGGGTTCTGTGTTGGCGCAAGAAGTGGCTGGAATAGCATCTCCCCGCGTAGCATTACTCAACGTCGGCGAAGAGGATATAAAAGGTAACGCACAAGTAAAATCCGCCGACCAACTATTTAAAGATGCCCCAGGAATTAACTACATTGGCTATGTTGAAGGTGACGACATTTTCACCGATCACGCTGATGTAGTGGTGACTGATGGCTTCACGGGCAACGTAGCGCTTAAGTCGAGTGAAGGCTTAGCTAAGCTTGTGATAAATGAAGTAAAACGCCAATCACAGAAGAATTTCTATACGCGTTTGCTTGCAAAAATTGCTTTCCCATTACTGAAATCTATCTATAACAGTGTGAACCCCGACCAGTATAACGGTGCGAGTCTGATAGGATTGCGCGGCATTGTTATCAAGAGTCATGGAAATGCACAAAAAGACGCCTTTTATTATGCCATTGTACAAGCAATGAAAGAGGCCAAGATGCATTTACCTGAAAAGATAAAAACAAAGATAGAAACGGTATTGTTGGAGCAGCTTTGA
- a CDS encoding Maf family protein translates to MFHTAICLHRAATNTTVTEVEKTKVVFRHNTEDALRAYVEKERPLDCAGSFKSEGMGVLLFEQIESRDPNSLIGLPVMLLNDLLATHFDVDLLAMAAR, encoded by the coding sequence ATTTTTCACACCGCTATTTGTTTACACCGTGCAGCGACCAATACAACCGTTACCGAGGTTGAAAAAACAAAAGTTGTGTTCAGACACAACACTGAAGATGCGCTGCGAGCCTATGTAGAAAAAGAAAGACCGCTAGATTGTGCAGGAAGCTTTAAAAGCGAAGGTATGGGCGTTTTACTCTTTGAGCAGATTGAAAGCCGTGATCCCAACAGTCTTATAGGTTTACCAGTCATGTTGCTTAATGATTTATTAGCGACTCATTTTGACGTAGACCTATTGGCAATGGCAGCGCGTTAA
- the pabC gene encoding aminodeoxychorismate lyase → MQIITDDTPIQPSDRAFNYGDGVFTTLCIENSKPQLLSFHINRLIYDASAIGITLDETVLEQAIVDFATKQVPNNVSTQSKRTKLVLKVHVSAGIGGRGYARDDESVPQVRFSIHPYPVHYAALAEQGMALICAETALAIQPILAGVKHMNRLEQVLIKREIKASGADDAIVCDTQDHVVESSIGNVFFYANSTWYTPSLKGSGVNGVVRQCLIQALLNDNQALNVGEYALSDLGKAECVVVTNALMGVMPVNAITFPDASIVRYQVDSQPQQELARHLRKHL, encoded by the coding sequence GTGCAAATTATCACCGACGATACACCCATACAGCCTAGCGACAGGGCTTTTAATTATGGCGATGGGGTATTTACTACCTTATGTATTGAAAACAGCAAGCCGCAATTACTCTCTTTTCATATCAATCGGCTTATCTACGATGCGAGTGCTATTGGTATAACACTCGATGAAACAGTGCTTGAACAGGCGATAGTTGATTTTGCAACAAAGCAAGTCCCCAACAATGTATCGACACAATCTAAGCGCACCAAGCTAGTGCTCAAAGTGCATGTTTCAGCCGGTATCGGTGGGCGAGGCTACGCGAGAGATGATGAAAGTGTGCCGCAAGTGCGCTTTTCTATCCATCCATACCCTGTCCATTATGCAGCGTTAGCCGAACAAGGAATGGCTCTTATTTGTGCAGAGACCGCGCTAGCCATACAACCCATATTGGCCGGTGTGAAGCATATGAATAGACTAGAACAAGTCTTAATAAAGCGAGAAATTAAAGCATCGGGTGCCGATGATGCCATTGTGTGTGATACACAAGATCACGTTGTTGAAAGCAGTATCGGTAACGTTTTCTTTTACGCGAACAGTACTTGGTATACGCCATCGCTCAAAGGAAGTGGTGTAAATGGTGTAGTAAGGCAGTGCTTAATTCAGGCATTACTCAACGACAATCAAGCGTTAAATGTGGGTGAATATGCCCTGAGCGATCTAGGGAAAGCCGAGTGTGTCGTAGTGACAAACGCATTAATGGGGGTTATGCCCGTTAATGCTATTACCTTTCCCGACGCGAGCATTGTGCGGTATCAGGTTGATAGCCAGCCTCAACAGGAGCTTGCTCGACACCTACGTAAACATTTATAG
- the acpP gene encoding acyl carrier protein, with product MSNIEERVKKIIVEQLGVKEEEVKAEASFVDDLGADSLDTVELVMALEEEFDTEIPDEEAEKITTVQSAIDYINANKDA from the coding sequence ATGAGTAACATTGAAGAACGCGTTAAGAAAATCATCGTTGAACAACTTGGCGTGAAAGAAGAAGAAGTAAAAGCAGAAGCTTCATTCGTTGACGATTTAGGCGCTGATTCACTTGACACAGTTGAACTGGTAATGGCTTTAGAAGAAGAATTCGATACAGAAATTCCTGATGAAGAAGCTGAGAAAATCACTACCGTTCAATCAGCTATTGATTACATCAACGCGAACAAAGACGCTTAA
- the fabD gene encoding ACP S-malonyltransferase, which translates to MTKTACVFPGQGSQSVGMLKELAETSPIVEATFKEASDALGYDLWDLVQNDADGKLNETHVTQPALLTASVAIWRVIREQGLAVDYLAGHSLGEYSALVCGGAMDFADAVKLVEARGKYMQEAVPAGAGAMYAIIGLEDAAIADICQQTAIATGDVVAPVNFNSPGQVVIAGEKNAAEQAANACKEAGAKRALPLAVSVPSHCELMRPAADKLEDALSSLNIHEPAINIVNNVDVTIETQGDAIKNALVRQLYCPVQWTRTVEYLAAAGVERIIEVGPGKVLTGLNKRINKSLDSLSVNTPEGVEALKQ; encoded by the coding sequence ATGACAAAAACAGCCTGTGTATTTCCCGGGCAGGGCTCGCAAAGTGTGGGCATGCTAAAAGAACTGGCAGAAACCTCTCCAATTGTAGAAGCGACGTTCAAAGAAGCGTCAGACGCATTGGGCTATGACCTGTGGGATTTGGTTCAAAACGACGCAGATGGCAAGTTGAATGAAACGCACGTTACACAACCGGCATTGTTAACAGCCAGTGTTGCGATTTGGCGTGTTATACGCGAACAAGGCTTGGCTGTAGATTATCTTGCTGGACATAGTTTGGGCGAGTACTCAGCATTAGTTTGTGGCGGCGCGATGGATTTTGCTGACGCTGTTAAACTAGTAGAAGCGCGCGGTAAGTATATGCAGGAAGCGGTGCCAGCAGGCGCGGGAGCTATGTACGCCATCATTGGCCTTGAAGACGCTGCCATTGCGGATATTTGTCAGCAAACGGCTATCGCAACAGGCGACGTTGTTGCGCCAGTGAATTTTAACTCTCCTGGCCAAGTGGTTATAGCGGGTGAGAAAAACGCGGCAGAGCAAGCGGCCAACGCATGTAAAGAAGCCGGTGCGAAGCGCGCATTGCCACTAGCGGTGAGCGTACCTTCGCATTGTGAACTTATGCGCCCTGCTGCCGATAAGTTAGAAGATGCGCTATCTTCTTTAAACATTCACGAACCTGCAATCAACATCGTGAATAATGTTGATGTAACGATTGAAACGCAAGGCGATGCAATTAAAAATGCACTTGTTCGTCAATTGTACTGCCCAGTTCAATGGACACGCACAGTAGAATATCTGGCAGCAGCAGGGGTAGAGCGCATTATTGAAGTCGGTCCGGGTAAAGTACTAACAGGCCTCAATAAACGCATCAATAAGAGCCTTGATTCTCTTTCAGTTAATACACCTGAGGGTGTGGAAGCATTAAAACAATAA
- the fabG gene encoding 3-oxoacyl-ACP reductase FabG — translation MSQLDGKIALVTGASRGIGKAIATQLAQQGATVIGTATSDSGADAISGYLGEFGGKGLALNVTDKDSVDAAIKAISEAHGGIDILVNNAGITRDNLLMRMKDAEWQDIIDTNLTSIFTLLKAVLRGMMKKRFGRIVNIGSVVGSAGNAGQANYAAAKAGVIGFSKSMAREVASRGITINVVAPGFIDTDMTKALSDDQKEAIFKDIPANRLGEPDEIAATVAFLVSDGAAYITGETIHVNGGMYMG, via the coding sequence ATGAGTCAATTAGACGGAAAAATTGCTCTTGTCACAGGTGCTAGCCGTGGTATCGGTAAAGCGATTGCGACGCAACTTGCGCAGCAAGGTGCAACAGTGATTGGAACGGCAACTAGCGACAGTGGTGCTGACGCTATTTCTGGCTACCTTGGTGAATTCGGCGGTAAGGGGCTTGCACTCAACGTGACTGATAAAGACAGTGTTGATGCGGCTATCAAAGCGATAAGTGAAGCTCACGGTGGTATCGACATTTTAGTCAATAATGCCGGTATCACGCGCGATAATCTGTTAATGCGCATGAAAGATGCAGAGTGGCAAGACATTATTGATACCAATTTGACCTCAATATTTACCCTGTTAAAAGCAGTGCTACGCGGTATGATGAAAAAGCGCTTTGGGCGAATTGTTAACATCGGTTCGGTAGTAGGTAGTGCAGGTAATGCGGGTCAAGCTAACTATGCTGCAGCGAAAGCTGGCGTTATTGGTTTTTCAAAATCTATGGCGCGTGAGGTGGCTTCTCGTGGTATTACTATCAATGTAGTAGCACCTGGTTTTATCGACACAGACATGACAAAAGCATTGAGTGACGACCAAAAAGAAGCCATTTTTAAAGATATTCCGGCGAACCGTTTAGGTGAACCTGATGAAATTGCCGCCACTGTTGCTTTTTTAGTGAGCGACGGTGCTGCCTATATTACAGGCGAAACTATCCATGTAAATGGTGGAATGTATATGGGGTAA